Proteins found in one Subtercola endophyticus genomic segment:
- a CDS encoding helix-turn-helix domain-containing protein: MAESTADAAEQRELSLALGKVIRSMRRDAGKTLQQLADASGLSQPYLSQTETGRSMPSVMTLHRIATALGTTSSALLALTEPPIAPVVRLEEDSYDLDTKVQVWFRGPAERHIEQHEIVAPPLGRAGGHAAHAGGEFIHVLEGRIRVVVGTEDAYVLGVGDSLYYAATLAHEWFNDTPKAARFVQVANSPAG; encoded by the coding sequence GCCGAGCAGCGCGAGCTTTCGCTGGCGCTCGGAAAGGTCATCCGCTCGATGCGCCGCGACGCCGGCAAGACGCTGCAGCAGCTCGCCGATGCATCCGGTCTCTCCCAGCCGTATCTGAGCCAGACCGAGACGGGCCGTTCGATGCCCAGCGTCATGACGCTGCACCGCATCGCGACCGCCCTCGGCACCACGAGTTCGGCGCTGCTCGCGCTCACCGAACCGCCGATCGCGCCCGTCGTGCGGCTCGAAGAAGACAGCTACGACCTCGACACGAAGGTGCAGGTGTGGTTTCGCGGGCCCGCGGAGCGGCACATCGAGCAGCACGAGATCGTCGCGCCTCCGCTCGGTCGCGCGGGCGGGCACGCGGCGCATGCCGGGGGAGAGTTCATCCACGTGCTCGAGGGCCGCATCCGCGTCGTCGTCGGCACCGAAGACGCCTACGTACTCGGTGTCGGCGACTCTCTGTACTACGCCGCGACCCTCGCCCACGAGTGGTTCAACGACACCCCGAAGGCGGCGCGCTTCGTGCAGGTGGCGAACTCTCCCGCTGGCTGA